A stretch of Candidatus Methylomirabilota bacterium DNA encodes these proteins:
- a CDS encoding rhodanese-like domain-containing protein — translation MKEVGISRLRPHEVKERLDRGDSLIAVDVRKKSVYVRGHIPGALCLPITDLDDELDDLPADKSFIFY, via the coding sequence ATGAAGGAAGTGGGCATTTCTCGCCTGAGACCCCATGAGGTAAAGGAACGACTCGACCGAGGCGACTCATTGATCGCGGTGGATGTGCGAAAGAAATCGGTTTACGTCCGAGGCCATATCCCCGGGGCCCTTTGCCTTCCCATCACCGATCTTGATGACGAGCTCGACGACCTTCCGGCCGACAAATCGTTCATCTTTTACTGA
- a CDS encoding ABC transporter substrate-binding protein, with the protein MRKGFLCGVYLLVVIIAFSPSGCGNGETIKIGTIKIGINAPLTGDIPKVGEGTKFAAQMWLEDIQAAGGLEVGGKKYPVELVIEDNESKAESAVKVNTKMITEDEVLVIVGPQASKQAVPAGGPRAPATSLLPGCLGNSRRCP; encoded by the coding sequence ATGCGAAAAGGATTCCTATGTGGTGTTTATCTCCTCGTGGTTATTATAGCGTTCTCACCTTCCGGCTGTGGTAACGGAGAGACGATCAAGATCGGGACGATCAAGATCGGCATTAACGCCCCGCTCACCGGTGATATCCCCAAGGTAGGCGAAGGAACAAAGTTCGCGGCTCAGATGTGGCTCGAAGACATTCAAGCCGCCGGGGGTCTTGAGGTGGGGGGAAAGAAGTATCCGGTTGAGCTCGTCATTGAGGATAACGAGTCCAAAGCGGAATCTGCTGTGAAGGTCAACACCAAGATGATTACCGAGGACGAGGTGCTCGTCATTGTTGGACCGCAGGCCTCCAAGCAGGCGGTGCCTGCCGGTGGGCCAAGAGCACCTGCCACGTCGCTTCTTCCTGGTTGTCTGGGTAACTCCCGAAGATGCCCT